From Cellulosimicrobium cellulans, the proteins below share one genomic window:
- a CDS encoding pentapeptide repeat-containing protein has product MPPKKPTTEPPVIDPVVLDDLQRGDAYDLEAEADLEGFELVDLRLDRLDLHGASVFSTRLDQVRADEADLGAVTLTEVVLDRLDVPVLRGTRGRWREVEVHGARLGSAELYESSWAGVRFVGCKLGFVNLRGATLRDVVFTDCTIDELDLVAADALRVAFEGTRVRRLDVQASTLAHVDLRGAEIDELSGIESLRGSTIDSMQLARLAATFAHSLGITVTD; this is encoded by the coding sequence GTGCCACCCAAGAAGCCGACGACCGAGCCGCCCGTGATCGACCCCGTCGTGCTGGACGACCTCCAGCGCGGCGACGCCTACGACCTCGAGGCGGAGGCCGACCTCGAGGGGTTCGAGCTCGTCGACCTCCGCCTCGACCGGCTCGACCTGCACGGCGCGAGCGTGTTCTCCACGCGGCTCGACCAGGTGCGCGCCGACGAGGCGGACCTCGGGGCGGTGACGCTCACGGAGGTGGTGCTCGACCGCCTCGACGTGCCCGTGCTGCGCGGGACGCGCGGCCGGTGGCGCGAGGTCGAGGTGCACGGTGCGCGCCTCGGCTCGGCCGAGCTCTACGAGTCGTCGTGGGCGGGGGTCCGGTTCGTGGGCTGCAAGCTCGGGTTCGTCAACCTGCGCGGCGCGACCCTGCGGGACGTGGTGTTCACCGACTGCACGATCGACGAGCTCGACCTCGTCGCGGCGGACGCGCTGCGCGTGGCGTTCGAGGGCACGCGCGTCCGCCGGCTCGACGTGCAGGCCTCCACGCTGGCGCACGTCGACCTGCGCGGCGCGGAGATCGACGAGCTGAGCGGGATCGAGTCCCTGCGCGGCTCGACGATCGACTCCATGCAGCTCGCGCGCCTCGCCGCGACGTTCGCGCACAGCCTCGGCATCACGGTGACGGACTGA
- a CDS encoding MFS transporter: MARVNGLLADTTPLRISPPFRRLWWGLGISNLGSQLTVVAVGLQVYALTGSSLAVGVLGICALVPLVVLGLYGGALVDAYDRRKVALAASTALWVITALIAVQAWLHLNSVGVLYGLVAAQSAAFAINNPARSAIIPRLVEPRLLPAANALQTIAWNVALTVGPLGGAFLVALWGYQVAYTIDAVLFTAALWAVWRLPDIPPLTGDDAPQPAQAGRRRRVAGWRSVVDGLRYLATQPNVRTTFLADLAAMVLASPRVLLPAAGVVFLGGGEATTGVLAAAFAVGAVLAGVFSGGLSRVRWQGRVIVWAITGYGLSIVLFGLVLVGVGATSPTTVLVGGVVAASVALALAGASDAVSSVFRQTILQTATPDDMRGRLQGVFIVVVAGGPRLGELVLGAQATWVGEAWAAVAGGVACVVVLWVVVRSQRKFWRYDALHPEP, encoded by the coding sequence GTGGCTCGCGTCAACGGTCTCCTCGCCGACACGACGCCGTTGCGCATCTCGCCGCCGTTCCGACGGCTGTGGTGGGGCCTCGGCATCTCCAACCTCGGTTCACAGCTCACGGTCGTCGCCGTCGGCCTCCAGGTCTACGCGCTCACGGGCTCGTCGCTCGCGGTCGGGGTGCTCGGCATCTGCGCCCTGGTGCCCCTCGTCGTGCTGGGCCTCTACGGCGGCGCGCTCGTCGACGCGTACGACCGCCGCAAGGTCGCCCTCGCGGCGTCGACCGCCCTGTGGGTCATCACGGCGCTCATCGCGGTCCAGGCGTGGCTGCACCTGAACTCGGTGGGCGTGCTCTACGGTCTCGTCGCCGCGCAGTCGGCGGCCTTCGCCATCAACAACCCGGCGCGGTCGGCGATCATCCCGCGCCTCGTCGAGCCACGGCTCCTGCCCGCCGCGAACGCGCTCCAGACGATCGCGTGGAACGTCGCGCTCACGGTCGGCCCGCTGGGCGGCGCGTTCCTCGTCGCGCTCTGGGGCTACCAGGTCGCCTACACGATCGACGCCGTGCTCTTCACCGCGGCGCTGTGGGCGGTGTGGCGGCTCCCGGACATCCCGCCCCTCACCGGCGACGACGCCCCGCAGCCCGCGCAGGCGGGGCGGCGGCGCCGGGTCGCGGGGTGGCGGTCCGTCGTCGACGGGCTGCGGTACCTCGCGACGCAGCCCAACGTCCGCACCACCTTCCTCGCCGACCTCGCCGCGATGGTGCTCGCGTCCCCGCGCGTCCTCCTGCCCGCCGCGGGCGTCGTGTTCCTCGGCGGGGGCGAGGCGACGACGGGCGTGCTCGCCGCGGCGTTCGCCGTCGGGGCGGTGCTCGCGGGGGTGTTCTCCGGCGGGCTGTCGCGCGTGCGCTGGCAGGGTCGCGTCATCGTGTGGGCCATCACGGGCTACGGGCTCTCGATCGTGCTGTTCGGCCTCGTCCTGGTGGGGGTCGGGGCGACCAGCCCCACGACCGTCCTCGTGGGCGGGGTCGTCGCGGCGAGCGTCGCGCTGGCGCTCGCGGGCGCGTCCGACGCCGTGAGCTCCGTCTTCCGGCAGACCATCCTGCAGACCGCGACGCCCGACGACATGCGCGGCCGGCTCCAGGGCGTGTTCATCGTCGTCGTCGCGGGCGGGCCACGGCTCGGCGAGCTCGTGCTCGGCGCCCAGGCGACGTGGGTGGGCGAGGCCTGGGCCGCCGTCGCCGGGGGCGTGGCGTGCGTCGTCGTGCTGTGGGTCGTCGTGCGGTCGCAACGGAAGTTCTGGCGCTACGACGCCCTCCACCCCGAGCCCTGA
- a CDS encoding NAD(P)-dependent oxidoreductase, translating to MSDQPARPSERAVTVLGLGAMGSALAAATVAAGHRTTVWNRTPGRAGALVESGAREAATVRDAVTASPLVVAVVLDHASVHQTLDPVADALAGRALVNLVTTTPEESRELAAWAAAHGIDYLDGGIMAVPGMIGGPGAEVLYSGSRAAFDDARPVLDTWGESTWLGEDPGLAPLYDLALLASMYAMFAGFFHGVAMVGTAGVSATDFARRAAPWLVAMTSGLAEYADVVDRRDYGGPGQQSLAFSDPSDIIRASEEAGLATDVVAAVQALVHRQIDAGHGADGFARAVESIRSPVRTPVSDATAGGAR from the coding sequence ATGTCTGACCAGCCTGCACGACCCTCGGAACGCGCCGTCACCGTCCTCGGCCTCGGCGCGATGGGCAGCGCCCTCGCGGCCGCGACCGTCGCCGCCGGTCACCGGACGACTGTGTGGAACCGCACGCCGGGACGGGCGGGCGCGCTCGTCGAGTCCGGCGCCCGTGAGGCGGCGACGGTGCGCGACGCCGTCACCGCCTCGCCGCTCGTCGTCGCGGTCGTCCTCGACCACGCGTCGGTGCACCAGACGCTGGACCCCGTCGCGGACGCGCTCGCGGGCCGGGCGCTCGTCAACCTCGTGACGACGACGCCCGAGGAGTCGCGCGAGCTCGCCGCCTGGGCCGCGGCCCACGGCATCGACTACCTCGACGGCGGGATCATGGCCGTCCCGGGGATGATCGGCGGGCCGGGGGCCGAGGTCCTGTACAGCGGGTCGCGCGCCGCGTTCGACGACGCCCGGCCCGTGCTCGACACGTGGGGCGAGAGCACGTGGCTCGGCGAGGACCCCGGCCTCGCGCCGCTCTACGACCTCGCGCTGCTCGCGAGCATGTACGCGATGTTCGCGGGCTTCTTCCACGGCGTCGCGATGGTCGGGACGGCCGGCGTGAGCGCGACGGACTTCGCGCGCCGAGCGGCACCCTGGCTCGTCGCGATGACGTCGGGGCTCGCGGAGTACGCGGACGTCGTCGACCGCCGCGACTACGGGGGGCCCGGGCAGCAGAGCCTCGCGTTCTCGGACCCGTCGGACATCATCCGCGCGAGCGAGGAGGCCGGGCTCGCGACCGACGTCGTCGCGGCCGTCCAGGCGCTCGTGCACCGCCAGATCGACGCCGGCCACGGAGCCGACGGGTTCGCGCGCGCCGTCGAGAGCATCCGGAGTCCCGTCCGCACCCCCGTCAGCGACGCCACCGCAGGAGGAGCCCGATGA
- a CDS encoding sugar phosphate isomerase/epimerase family protein yields the protein MSDATTPSAASPEASPVPGEAQRIHVTLSTASVYPRKAPYAFEAAADLGYDGVEVMVWSDETTQDAATLRRLAAEHDVPIRSIHAPTLLVSQRVWGRSPGPKLRRSVRLAQEVGASTVVVHPPFRWQYRYAREFEDLVGELDETEGVTIAVENMYPWRSRKREMQAYLPGWDPSEHGYEHVTLDLSHAAVAQQDALALLDVFDGRLAHVHLADGSSSITDEHLVPGRGDQPCDRVLAELVRRGWSGDVVVEISTRRARTAAERREDLAASLFFARTYLTPGPHPGYEPPPGHPHRHADAWGEEDARDGAEDAGTDDDVAKAAGTA from the coding sequence ATGTCCGACGCGACGACGCCGAGCGCGGCGTCCCCCGAGGCGTCCCCGGTCCCCGGGGAGGCGCAGCGCATCCACGTCACGCTCTCGACGGCCAGCGTCTACCCGCGCAAGGCCCCGTACGCCTTCGAGGCGGCGGCCGACCTCGGGTACGACGGCGTCGAGGTCATGGTGTGGTCCGACGAGACGACCCAGGACGCCGCGACGCTCCGGCGGCTCGCCGCCGAGCACGACGTCCCGATCCGCAGCATCCACGCGCCGACGCTGCTCGTGAGCCAGCGCGTGTGGGGGCGCTCGCCCGGCCCCAAGCTCCGGCGCAGCGTCCGGCTCGCGCAGGAGGTCGGGGCGAGCACCGTCGTCGTGCACCCGCCGTTCCGGTGGCAGTACCGGTACGCGCGCGAGTTCGAGGACCTCGTCGGCGAGCTCGACGAGACCGAGGGCGTGACCATCGCGGTGGAGAACATGTACCCCTGGCGCAGCCGCAAGCGCGAGATGCAGGCCTACCTGCCGGGCTGGGACCCGTCCGAGCACGGCTACGAGCACGTGACGCTCGACCTGTCGCACGCCGCCGTCGCGCAGCAGGACGCGCTCGCGCTGCTCGACGTGTTCGACGGCCGTCTCGCGCACGTCCACCTGGCCGACGGGTCGTCGTCGATCACGGACGAGCACCTCGTCCCCGGTCGCGGCGACCAGCCGTGCGACCGGGTCCTCGCGGAGCTCGTGCGGCGCGGCTGGTCCGGCGACGTGGTCGTCGAGATCTCGACGCGCCGCGCCCGGACCGCGGCCGAGCGTCGCGAGGACCTCGCGGCGTCCCTGTTCTTCGCGCGCACCTACCTCACGCCCGGGCCGCACCCGGGCTACGAGCCACCGCCCGGCCACCCGCACCGCCACGCCGACGCCTGGGGCGAGGAGGACGCGCGGGACGGCGCGGAGGACGCGGGCACGGACGACGACGTCGCGAAGGCGGCCGGGACGGCCTGA
- a CDS encoding lactococcin 972 family bacteriocin gives MFGKLRKPVVAVALAVAAVAGGAGTAYATISYVGGGTWDHGVGGGTVWSDYYHGSKCHGSSVQGTYYEKRYASAGRWSMADAPSRAFVVDKAWYDTSC, from the coding sequence ATGTTCGGAAAGCTCCGGAAGCCTGTGGTCGCGGTCGCACTGGCCGTCGCGGCCGTGGCCGGCGGCGCGGGTACCGCCTACGCGACGATCTCGTACGTCGGCGGCGGCACGTGGGACCACGGCGTGGGTGGAGGGACCGTCTGGTCCGACTACTACCACGGCTCCAAGTGCCACGGCTCGTCCGTGCAGGGGACGTACTACGAGAAGCGGTACGCCTCGGCGGGCCGGTGGTCGATGGCCGACGCGCCCAGCAGGGCCTTCGTGGTCGACAAGGCCTGGTACGACACCTCGTGCTGA
- a CDS encoding carbohydrate kinase family protein has protein sequence MAPAAAEVLVAGPASWNLLVQLDELPAPTPHTVFARSHRATVGGTSAGKALNLARLGRSVLLRTVLGADDDAARVRSVLEGAGVSVLAEPSPDGRTESHLNLMDDDGGRVSVYLRAPGEVPAQGASWDAAVAALDAAAAVVVDLAVPALPVLDLAVSRGRDVWVDLHDYDGESAFHRPWVEAGTHVFLSGDRLEDWRGFMSARVDAGARLVVCTHGSRGAVALTPEGGFVEVPAEHVPHVVDTNGAGDGFFAGFLDAHLRGAGVEEAMTAGARHAARVVQSPDLVPA, from the coding sequence ATGGCGCCCGCCGCGGCCGAGGTCCTCGTCGCCGGGCCGGCGTCGTGGAACCTCCTCGTCCAGCTCGACGAGCTGCCCGCGCCCACGCCCCACACCGTCTTCGCCCGGTCGCACCGCGCCACCGTGGGCGGGACGTCGGCGGGCAAGGCGCTCAACCTCGCCCGCCTGGGCCGGTCGGTGCTGCTGCGCACCGTCCTCGGGGCGGACGACGACGCCGCGCGGGTCCGTTCCGTGCTCGAGGGCGCGGGCGTCTCGGTGCTCGCGGAGCCCTCGCCCGACGGGCGCACCGAGAGCCACCTCAACCTCATGGACGACGACGGCGGGCGCGTCTCGGTCTACCTGCGTGCGCCGGGCGAGGTGCCCGCGCAGGGCGCGTCGTGGGACGCCGCGGTCGCGGCGCTCGACGCGGCGGCGGCCGTCGTCGTGGACCTCGCGGTCCCGGCGCTGCCCGTGCTCGACCTCGCGGTGTCCCGCGGGCGCGACGTCTGGGTCGACCTCCACGACTACGACGGCGAGTCCGCGTTCCACCGGCCGTGGGTCGAGGCAGGGACGCACGTGTTCCTCAGCGGGGACCGGCTGGAGGACTGGCGCGGCTTCATGTCCGCGCGGGTCGACGCGGGCGCGCGGCTCGTGGTGTGCACGCACGGGTCGCGCGGCGCCGTCGCGCTCACGCCCGAGGGAGGGTTCGTCGAGGTGCCCGCGGAGCACGTGCCGCACGTCGTCGACACGAACGGTGCGGGCGACGGCTTCTTCGCGGGCTTCCTCGACGCCCACCTGCGCGGGGCGGGCGTCGAGGAGGCGATGACGGCGGGCGCCCGGCACGCGGCGCGCGTCGTGCAGAGCCCGGACCTCGTCCCGGCCTGA
- a CDS encoding NAD(P)-dependent oxidoreductase — translation MSTPAPVTLIGLGPMGRAMARTLLAAGHPVTVWNRTPSRADALVTEGAVLAASPAEAVAASDVVVLSLTDYAAMYDVLGAATETLRGRTVVNLSSDTPEATRVAARWAADQGATLVTGGVMAPPPMVGTAESYVYYSGPEAAFHAHESMLALLGAPRYLGADPGLAQLLYQAQLDVFLTALSGVAHAAALAQAAGVPPTQFVPEALQTLVDTPAMLGADGAAGAEFETGVHPGHLSTATMMGATAAHVLGASEELGVDDALPRAVLSHYERALAAGHGRDGWTAIFEVIKAQPVAAQSVGGAA, via the coding sequence ATGAGCACGCCCGCACCCGTCACCCTGATCGGTCTCGGCCCGATGGGCCGGGCCATGGCCCGCACGCTGCTCGCCGCGGGCCACCCCGTCACCGTGTGGAACCGCACGCCGTCGCGTGCCGACGCGCTCGTCACCGAGGGCGCGGTCCTCGCCGCGTCGCCGGCCGAGGCGGTGGCGGCGAGCGACGTCGTCGTGCTGAGCCTGACCGACTACGCGGCGATGTACGACGTCCTGGGCGCGGCGACCGAGACTCTGCGCGGCCGGACCGTCGTCAACCTCAGCTCCGACACCCCGGAGGCGACGCGCGTCGCCGCGCGGTGGGCCGCCGACCAGGGCGCGACCCTCGTGACCGGGGGCGTCATGGCGCCGCCGCCGATGGTCGGGACCGCGGAGTCGTACGTCTACTACTCCGGTCCGGAGGCGGCGTTCCACGCCCACGAGAGCATGCTCGCGCTGCTCGGCGCGCCCCGCTACCTCGGTGCCGACCCGGGGCTCGCGCAGCTCCTGTACCAGGCGCAGCTCGACGTGTTCCTCACCGCGCTGTCGGGCGTCGCGCACGCGGCAGCGCTCGCGCAGGCCGCCGGGGTCCCGCCCACGCAGTTCGTCCCGGAGGCGCTGCAGACCCTCGTCGACACGCCTGCCATGCTCGGGGCCGACGGCGCGGCGGGCGCGGAGTTCGAGACCGGCGTGCACCCCGGGCACCTGAGCACCGCGACGATGATGGGCGCGACCGCGGCGCACGTCCTCGGGGCGAGCGAGGAGCTCGGCGTCGACGACGCGCTGCCGCGCGCGGTCCTGTCGCACTACGAGCGCGCGCTCGCGGCCGGTCACGGGCGGGACGGCTGGACGGCGATCTTCGAGGTGATCAAGGCGCAGCCGGTCGCGGCGCAGAGCGTCGGTGGCGCGGCCTAG
- a CDS encoding winged helix-turn-helix transcriptional regulator, translating to MTTTAVRTSPGAATPGGTSAGTSASTSTSTARRGPYVCGLDAAMDVVSGKWKSLVLWELEDHGVRRYAELKRGLPGVSDKVLAQQLREMEADGLLVREVFPEVPPRVEYSLTEHGSALNAALESLGDWGRDRIERIGATRIG from the coding sequence ATGACGACGACGGCGGTCCGCACCTCCCCCGGCGCGGCGACGCCCGGCGGCACCTCCGCGGGCACCTCCGCGAGCACCTCCACGAGCACCGCGCGACGCGGCCCCTACGTGTGCGGGCTGGACGCCGCGATGGACGTCGTGAGCGGCAAGTGGAAGTCGCTCGTCCTCTGGGAGCTCGAGGACCACGGCGTGCGTCGGTACGCCGAGCTCAAGCGCGGGCTGCCCGGGGTGAGCGACAAGGTGCTCGCCCAGCAGCTCCGCGAGATGGAGGCCGACGGCCTGCTCGTGCGCGAGGTGTTCCCCGAGGTGCCACCGCGCGTCGAGTACTCCCTCACCGAGCACGGCAGCGCGCTCAACGCGGCGCTCGAGTCGCTCGGCGACTGGGGGCGCGACCGCATCGAGCGGATCGGCGCCACGCGCATCGGCTGA
- a CDS encoding ABC transporter ATP-binding protein translates to MSSVVVEGVAKSFGSRVLFEDRSFAVEPGQMTALTGPSGSGKSTLLNCVGLLETLTAGSITVDGRDITRLRPSGARRFRRDTLGYLFQNYALVDNASVRANLQIARAPGHRGGPGLGIDEALKRVGLDGMEEIPVFQLSGGEQQRVALARLLVKAPTVVLADEPTGALDRDNAEMVLESLRGLADDGAAVLVATHSRHVVDACSDEVRIG, encoded by the coding sequence ATGTCGTCCGTCGTCGTCGAGGGCGTCGCCAAGTCGTTCGGCAGCCGCGTGCTGTTCGAGGACCGCTCCTTCGCGGTCGAGCCGGGTCAGATGACCGCCCTGACCGGGCCGTCGGGCTCGGGGAAGTCGACCCTGCTCAACTGCGTCGGTCTGCTCGAGACGCTGACTGCCGGGTCGATCACCGTCGACGGTCGCGACATCACTCGGCTCCGCCCCTCCGGGGCGCGCCGATTCCGTCGCGACACGCTCGGCTACCTGTTCCAGAACTACGCGCTCGTGGACAACGCCTCGGTGCGTGCCAATCTCCAGATCGCCCGTGCCCCCGGTCACCGGGGCGGCCCGGGGCTCGGGATCGACGAGGCGCTCAAGCGCGTCGGGCTCGACGGCATGGAAGAGATCCCCGTCTTCCAGCTCTCCGGTGGCGAGCAGCAGCGGGTCGCGCTCGCGCGGCTGCTCGTCAAGGCGCCGACGGTCGTCCTCGCGGACGAGCCGACCGGTGCGCTGGACCGGGACAACGCCGAGATGGTGCTCGAGTCCCTGCGCGGCCTGGCTGACGACGGTGCTGCCGTGCTCGTCGCCACCCACTCCCGCCACGTCGTCGACGCGTGCTCCGACGAGGTCCGGATCGGCTGA
- a CDS encoding pyruvate, water dikinase regulatory protein, whose amino-acid sequence MTATARVIDIHVVADSTGDTGTRVARATQAQFPGQQVRVVRHPRLHTAQGVDDVVAQLRADPAAAVVFCTVVDDALRTRVLDACAALDVPCADLLAPALDAFTARTGAQPARVVQPVGLAADYFDRIHAMEFAVANDDGHLTDGLDEAQVVLVGASRTGKTPLSMYLGYLGYPTANIPLVPGVAPPRELFEAERWKVVGLTIDPERLLEIRQRRVHAMGVAGLGSHRGHGGTALGGYADLARIHDELDEVSRLQRRLGCPVLDTTTLALEEAAGRVVELVTARRRALAPDDAPQPPGDDLARATPQTRAADRRRAGDGAATAADHEEQP is encoded by the coding sequence ATGACGGCGACGGCGCGCGTCATCGACATCCACGTGGTCGCGGACTCGACGGGAGACACCGGGACCCGCGTCGCGCGCGCCACGCAGGCGCAGTTCCCCGGGCAGCAGGTCCGGGTCGTGCGGCACCCGCGGCTGCACACCGCGCAGGGCGTGGACGACGTCGTGGCCCAGCTCCGCGCCGACCCTGCCGCGGCCGTGGTGTTCTGCACCGTCGTCGACGACGCGCTGCGCACGCGCGTGCTCGATGCGTGCGCGGCGCTCGACGTCCCGTGCGCCGACCTGCTGGCCCCCGCGCTCGACGCGTTCACGGCGCGCACGGGCGCGCAGCCGGCGCGCGTCGTGCAGCCGGTCGGGCTCGCCGCGGACTACTTCGACCGCATCCACGCGATGGAGTTCGCGGTCGCGAACGACGACGGCCACCTCACCGACGGGCTCGACGAGGCGCAGGTCGTGCTCGTCGGGGCGTCGCGCACGGGCAAGACCCCGCTGTCGATGTACCTCGGCTATCTCGGCTACCCCACCGCGAACATCCCCCTCGTCCCGGGCGTCGCACCGCCGCGCGAGCTGTTCGAGGCGGAGCGCTGGAAGGTCGTGGGCCTGACGATCGACCCCGAGCGCCTGCTCGAGATCCGGCAGCGCCGCGTGCACGCGATGGGCGTCGCCGGCCTCGGGAGCCACCGGGGCCACGGCGGCACGGCCCTCGGCGGGTACGCCGACCTCGCGCGCATCCACGACGAGCTCGACGAGGTCTCCCGGCTCCAGCGGCGGCTCGGCTGCCCGGTCCTCGACACGACGACGCTCGCGCTCGAGGAGGCCGCGGGGCGCGTCGTCGAGCTCGTCACCGCGCGCCGTCGGGCCCTCGCGCCCGACGACGCACCGCAGCCCCCGGGCGACGACCTCGCCCGGGCGACCCCGCAGACCCGGGCGGCGGACCGCCGTCGGGCAGGAGACGGCGCGGCCACCGCCGCCGACCACGAGGAGCAGCCATGA
- a CDS encoding bacteriocin-associated integral membrane family protein: MLPRLVRSAYVLGVVLPVLLALQLFLAFDEAEGAGAEFQVVAQQITADGRLSATDLAPVLQETAVESGADIGMVAFDMTDPTHRKHVFAIAGRDDGEVAERLAGGYRHFSPQIEEDYRPFADVGDVDPRGYYLVWGDRADADTFLAAMGRLGITGEVAPYPGRVGDLATDGAAFLGPVTGTAAAVSLLALVVMIGGGVVMSAQSYGVQRLQGRSFGVALRRDLAEASRLLALTAGVVALLGGGVLWFYNRGARAGELLVVVLAAVVVFLGVIVVTHLGAAGLAFRVPILAAVKGQFSAGWALAGILGVRVVGVLLAAGVAFTTVQTAMQVADRSAEQERWATAADAVYVRLSGQMGGDDPELESRYGAMAHDAVDRDDAVLVDDVTADLSTAGDPGRGSPRQTRSLPCPVLLVSDTYLDRQQVLDRSGARVSAVADDAVTVLAPPGCQESAREGAAYVAMGGDPDSTPVVTQEVAAGQDQFVYGTLDDVRGAALLRDAVLVVLPSGLDVVPEPFWGGYLTTGNIVFDDAASAERYVEEYDVGSIVNGIWSARQHSAAQYAEVVSNLRISLLSLAVAVVVMIVTAVSVSAVHVRRSAQLVYVRHITGWPAWYSHRLVLVLELFLAALVIGAGAVLGQQGARFQAAVFAGQAAQWRLGIAVAVAVLAVCSVLLGLRWATARLIATRSADS; this comes from the coding sequence ATGCTGCCTCGACTCGTCCGTTCCGCCTATGTGCTCGGCGTCGTCCTTCCCGTGCTCCTCGCGCTCCAGCTCTTCCTCGCCTTCGACGAGGCCGAGGGCGCGGGCGCCGAGTTCCAGGTCGTGGCCCAGCAGATCACCGCCGACGGGCGGCTGTCGGCGACCGACCTGGCTCCGGTGCTCCAGGAGACGGCCGTGGAGTCCGGCGCCGACATCGGCATGGTCGCGTTCGACATGACCGACCCGACGCACCGCAAGCACGTGTTCGCGATCGCGGGCCGGGACGACGGCGAGGTGGCCGAGCGGCTGGCCGGCGGCTATCGCCACTTCTCGCCGCAGATCGAGGAGGACTACCGCCCGTTCGCCGACGTCGGCGACGTGGATCCGCGGGGGTACTACCTCGTCTGGGGCGACCGTGCCGACGCGGACACCTTCCTCGCGGCGATGGGACGTCTGGGGATCACGGGGGAGGTCGCGCCCTACCCGGGCCGCGTCGGCGACCTGGCGACCGACGGCGCGGCCTTCCTGGGTCCCGTCACCGGGACCGCGGCGGCCGTGTCCCTCCTCGCCCTGGTGGTCATGATCGGCGGCGGGGTCGTGATGAGCGCCCAGTCGTACGGCGTGCAGCGGCTCCAGGGGAGGTCCTTCGGCGTCGCGCTGCGGCGCGACCTGGCCGAGGCGAGCAGGCTGCTCGCGCTGACGGCGGGGGTGGTGGCACTCCTCGGCGGTGGGGTGCTGTGGTTCTACAACCGGGGAGCGCGGGCGGGGGAGCTCCTCGTCGTGGTCCTGGCCGCCGTCGTGGTGTTCCTCGGGGTCATCGTCGTCACGCACCTCGGCGCGGCAGGGCTCGCCTTCCGGGTGCCGATCCTGGCCGCGGTCAAGGGCCAGTTCTCCGCGGGCTGGGCCCTGGCCGGCATCCTCGGGGTCCGGGTCGTCGGCGTCCTGCTCGCCGCGGGCGTCGCGTTCACGACCGTGCAGACGGCGATGCAGGTGGCCGACAGGTCGGCCGAGCAGGAACGGTGGGCGACGGCGGCCGACGCGGTGTACGTCCGGCTGTCCGGGCAGATGGGTGGTGACGACCCCGAGCTGGAGAGCCGGTACGGGGCGATGGCGCACGATGCCGTGGACCGCGACGACGCAGTCCTGGTCGACGACGTCACGGCCGACCTCTCCACGGCCGGAGACCCGGGTCGTGGCTCGCCGCGCCAGACGCGCTCGCTGCCGTGCCCGGTGCTGCTCGTCAGCGACACCTACCTCGACCGGCAGCAGGTCCTGGACCGGTCGGGAGCTCGCGTCTCCGCGGTCGCCGACGACGCCGTGACCGTCCTCGCTCCGCCGGGCTGCCAGGAGTCCGCCCGCGAGGGGGCCGCGTACGTGGCCATGGGCGGTGACCCGGACTCGACCCCCGTCGTCACCCAGGAGGTCGCCGCGGGCCAGGACCAGTTCGTCTACGGCACGCTGGACGACGTGCGCGGCGCGGCGCTGCTGCGCGACGCCGTGCTGGTCGTCCTCCCGTCAGGGCTGGACGTGGTGCCCGAGCCCTTCTGGGGTGGCTACCTCACCACGGGCAACATCGTGTTCGACGACGCCGCGAGCGCCGAGCGGTACGTCGAAGAGTACGACGTCGGTTCCATCGTCAACGGGATCTGGTCCGCGAGACAGCACTCCGCCGCGCAGTACGCCGAGGTGGTGTCGAACCTGCGGATCTCGCTGCTGAGCCTGGCGGTGGCCGTCGTCGTGATGATCGTGACGGCCGTCAGCGTGAGCGCGGTCCATGTCCGCCGGTCGGCCCAGCTCGTCTACGTCCGGCACATCACCGGATGGCCCGCCTGGTACTCCCACCGTCTCGTGCTGGTGCTCGAGCTCTTCCTGGCCGCTCTGGTGATCGGTGCCGGCGCGGTGCTGGGGCAGCAGGGGGCGAGGTTCCAGGCGGCGGTCTTCGCCGGGCAGGCGGCGCAGTGGCGTCTCGGCATCGCGGTCGCGGTCGCTGTCCTGGCCGTCTGCTCGGTGCTCCTCGGCCTTCGCTGGGCGACTGCCCGGTTGATCGCCACCCGGTCCGCCGACTCCTGA